A genomic window from Sulfurihydrogenibium sp. includes:
- the tmk gene encoding dTMP kinase yields the protein MGFFITFEGIEASGKTTQINLLYDYLKSIGKNVIKTREPGGTKIGQKIREILLSKWDEKFPYIAELLLYEADRNIHIHNIIKPSLEAGYIVLSDRYIDSTTAYQHYARGIDYEIVSYLNTLATDGLKPNLTFLIDIPVEISLKRLSESKDRIESEDIEFHKKLREGFLKIAENEKDRFVVIDGTMDIMEIHKIIVDSLKQRSII from the coding sequence ATGGGGTTTTTTATTACGTTTGAAGGAATAGAAGCATCAGGTAAAACTACACAGATAAATCTTCTTTATGATTACTTAAAAAGTATAGGTAAGAATGTTATAAAGACAAGAGAACCTGGCGGGACTAAAATAGGTCAAAAGATTAGAGAAATATTACTTTCAAAATGGGATGAAAAATTTCCATACATAGCTGAACTTTTGCTTTACGAAGCAGACAGAAATATACATATTCACAACATAATCAAACCAAGCTTAGAAGCCGGTTATATAGTATTATCAGATAGATACATTGACTCTACAACTGCATATCAGCACTATGCAAGAGGGATTGATTATGAGATTGTCAGCTATCTAAATACTCTTGCAACAGATGGATTAAAGCCTAATTTAACATTTTTGATAGATATTCCTGTTGAAATTAGTCTTAAAAGATTAAGCGAAAGTAAAGACAGAATAGAGAGTGAAGATATAGAATTTCATAAAAAGTTAAGAGAAGGATTTTTAAAGATTGCTGAAAATGAAAAAGATAGATTTGTTGTCATTGATGGAACGATGGACATTATGGAAATACACAAAATTATTGTCGATTCGTTAAAGCAGAGAAGTATAATATGA
- a CDS encoding radical SAM protein, translated as MKLEGIIQDQLNSLLEIKTDDGYTIESVHYRTTLCVSSQVGCSVRCAFCASGLNGLMRNLSSQEIINQYEIAKDQGFEITNIAFAGIGEPLLNFENVKQAFDYFKYIGLKVSFYTTGFPIKYFKELLHLNHDGLTLSLHSVLEEKRKFLIPNSHSIEELIQVFEEHLKTLSSRKRKLYSIGYLLIYGENDSDEELEALANIAKRLNIGVSLLKYNEIESLPFKTTPDEEYEKAFLKLKSHGVRTTLSNRYRTRKIGGCGTLMVNRLTGVRML; from the coding sequence ATGAAATTAGAAGGAATTATCCAAGACCAGCTTAACAGTTTATTAGAGATAAAAACAGATGATGGATATACCATAGAATCAGTTCATTATAGGACTACTTTATGCGTTTCATCTCAGGTTGGATGTTCGGTCAGATGTGCATTCTGTGCATCTGGCTTAAATGGTCTTATGAGAAATCTTTCATCACAAGAGATTATTAATCAGTATGAAATAGCAAAAGACCAAGGATTTGAGATTACAAACATAGCCTTTGCCGGAATTGGTGAACCGCTGTTAAATTTTGAAAATGTTAAGCAAGCATTTGATTACTTTAAGTATATTGGTTTAAAAGTTAGCTTTTACACAACAGGATTTCCCATAAAATACTTTAAAGAGCTACTTCATCTAAATCATGATGGACTGACATTATCTCTACATTCAGTTTTAGAAGAAAAAAGAAAATTCTTAATTCCAAACTCTCATAGCATAGAAGAATTAATTCAAGTCTTTGAAGAACATTTAAAAACTTTATCAAGCAGAAAAAGAAAGCTTTACTCTATTGGATATCTGCTAATTTATGGAGAAAACGACTCTGACGAAGAGTTAGAAGCTTTAGCAAACATTGCAAAAAGATTAAACATTGGAGTTTCTTTGCTTAAATACAATGAGATAGAAAGTTTGCCATTTAAAACTACTCCGGATGAAGAGTACGAAAAAGCATTTTTAAAGCTAAAAAGTCATGGAGTTAGAACAACTTTATCTAATAGATACAGAACAAGAAAAATAGGCGGTTGTGGTACTTTGATGGTAAATAGGTTAACAGGAGTGAGGATGCTCTAA
- a CDS encoding nitronate monooxygenase family protein gives MGLPSLRIGKYEFEYPIIQGGMGVGISWENLAGNVSKHGCLGVVSAVGTGYRYPNYVRLKDGRPIGSKYIHNKEALTKIIQDAKEIAGGEKAIIGVNILCAITEYDRVVRDSIEAGAKIIISGAGLPLRLPEYAEGSDAALVPIVSSARALRVICKHWKKKYNRLPDAVVLEGPLSGGHQGIPYEDCFKPEYQLENLLPEVLKERDMWGDFPVIVAGGIWSKEDIEWYISQGAAGVQMGTRFVGTYECDASPEFKKVIINAKKEDIVLLKSPVGYPARGIVTKLIKDIERGIAPEVKCVSNCVVPCNHGEEAKKVGYCIADRLGDAYLGRVETGLFFSGANGYRIKRLVHVKDLIRELVEGIPSGQEEPEESLIAK, from the coding sequence ATGGGCTTACCAAGTTTAAGAATAGGAAAGTATGAATTTGAATATCCAATAATCCAAGGTGGAATGGGTGTTGGTATATCGTGGGAAAATTTGGCAGGCAATGTTTCTAAGCATGGATGCTTAGGAGTCGTATCAGCCGTTGGAACAGGATACAGATATCCTAACTATGTAAGACTAAAAGATGGAAGACCGATAGGAAGTAAGTATATTCACAACAAAGAAGCTTTAACAAAAATAATACAAGATGCAAAAGAGATTGCAGGTGGGGAAAAAGCTATAATAGGCGTAAACATTCTCTGTGCCATTACAGAGTACGATAGAGTCGTTAGAGATTCTATTGAAGCCGGTGCTAAAATAATAATCTCCGGTGCAGGATTGCCACTTAGACTTCCTGAGTATGCGGAAGGTTCTGATGCTGCTCTTGTGCCGATTGTATCTTCTGCAAGGGCTTTAAGGGTAATCTGTAAACACTGGAAAAAGAAATATAACAGACTTCCTGATGCAGTAGTGCTTGAAGGTCCATTGTCCGGGGGTCATCAAGGGATACCTTATGAAGACTGTTTTAAGCCAGAATATCAGTTAGAAAATCTTCTTCCTGAGGTTTTAAAAGAGAGGGATATGTGGGGAGATTTTCCGGTCATAGTTGCAGGTGGAATTTGGAGTAAAGAAGATATTGAGTGGTATATTTCACAAGGTGCTGCCGGCGTTCAGATGGGTACGAGGTTTGTTGGAACTTATGAATGTGATGCATCACCAGAATTTAAAAAAGTTATCATAAATGCAAAAAAGGAAGATATAGTTTTACTTAAATCACCTGTTGGCTATCCGGCAAGGGGAATTGTAACAAAGCTTATAAAAGATATTGAAAGAGGAATAGCTCCGGAAGTTAAATGTGTATCTAACTGTGTGGTACCATGTAATCATGGAGAAGAAGCTAAAAAAGTTGGATACTGTATAGCAGATAGACTTGGAGATGCTTACCTTGGAAGAGTAGAAACTGGATTATTCTTCTCCGGTGCTAATGGATATAGAATTAAAAGATTAGTTCATGTGAAGGATTTAATAAGAGAACTTGTTGAAGGAATACCATCCGGACAAGAGGAGCCGGAAGAAAGCTTAATAGCAAAATGA
- the ricT gene encoding regulatory iron-sulfur-containing complex subunit RicT — protein MNNIKPVRIRFFDTNKFSEVEVPVSVKKGDFVVIESEKGEELVLVLGNTVYTPELKNYKFLRKATKEDIMKFDAYENEAQEHLKTCKEEASNQGLKMNLLKAYIPINRSKVIFYYTAESRVDFRELVKILAKKIKMRIEMRQVGVRDGVQIAGAIGICGQQCCCNVFLDKFENISVEILEDQNLPPTPAKFTGICGRLMCCLTYELGNYEIKKDLPEIGSTINWDGKDYTVKYYDFIREKIILTNEENDTIEISFKELEEKGMIKPQNSCGGCNGCGSKENLTITEAKLN, from the coding sequence ATGAATAATATAAAACCAGTTAGAATAAGGTTTTTTGATACAAACAAATTTTCCGAAGTAGAGGTTCCAGTAAGTGTAAAAAAGGGGGACTTTGTAGTTATTGAATCAGAAAAAGGTGAGGAGCTTGTTTTAGTTCTTGGTAATACAGTTTACACACCGGAATTAAAAAATTATAAATTTCTTAGAAAAGCAACAAAAGAAGACATTATGAAGTTTGATGCTTACGAAAACGAAGCTCAGGAGCATCTTAAAACCTGTAAAGAAGAAGCAAGCAATCAAGGATTAAAGATGAATCTTTTAAAAGCTTACATACCAATAAACAGAAGTAAAGTAATTTTCTATTATACTGCAGAAAGTAGAGTAGATTTCAGAGAGCTTGTAAAGATTCTTGCTAAAAAGATAAAGATGAGAATAGAGATGAGGCAGGTTGGAGTGAGAGATGGGGTTCAAATCGCAGGTGCAATTGGTATATGCGGTCAACAGTGTTGCTGTAATGTATTTTTAGATAAATTTGAAAATATCTCTGTAGAAATTTTAGAAGACCAAAATCTTCCGCCGACGCCGGCAAAGTTTACAGGAATCTGCGGAAGGCTTATGTGCTGTTTGACTTATGAACTTGGAAATTATGAGATTAAAAAAGACCTTCCGGAAATTGGTTCAACCATCAATTGGGACGGCAAAGATTATACAGTTAAATACTATGATTTTATAAGAGAGAAAATAATCTTAACAAACGAAGAAAATGATACGATTGAAATTAGCTTCAAAGAGCTTGAAGAAAAAGGAATGATTAAGCCACAAAACAGCTGTGGTGGATGCAATGGCTGTGGGTCAAAAGAAAATCTAACAATAACTGAGGCTAAGTTAAATTGA
- a CDS encoding KpsF/GutQ family sugar-phosphate isomerase has translation MILDIAKKTIDEEINALNRLKDSLDENFEKAVNLILNCKGKVVITGIGKSGIIGKKISSTFSSTGTPSFFLHPAEAIHGDLGMVEKEDLILAISNSGETPELIAIVPILKRWGNKIISITNKKDSTLAKYSDVVLYLNVDKEACPLNLAPTSTSTATLVLGDALAVALLTLRGFKEEDFARFHPGGSLGKKLMKVEHIMRKDLPLSYTDTPLREAIIEMSEKGLGAVLIVDKDNNLVGIITDGDLRRFINKGGSIDNSLAKDAMTKNPKVAEKHWYVLQALELMERYNITVLPVVENSKPIGIVHIHDILKSGVI, from the coding sequence TTGATTTTGGATATTGCAAAAAAAACAATAGATGAGGAGATAAACGCGTTAAACAGACTTAAAGATTCGTTAGATGAAAATTTTGAAAAGGCTGTAAACTTAATTTTAAACTGTAAAGGTAAAGTTGTGATAACAGGAATTGGCAAATCAGGAATCATAGGCAAAAAAATTTCTTCTACTTTTTCATCAACGGGTACACCTTCATTTTTCTTACATCCAGCCGAAGCCATTCACGGCGACCTTGGGATGGTAGAAAAAGAAGACTTGATTTTAGCCATCTCAAACAGTGGTGAAACTCCGGAATTAATCGCAATCGTTCCAATTTTAAAAAGATGGGGCAACAAGATAATCTCTATAACAAATAAAAAAGACTCTACTTTGGCAAAATATTCTGATGTGGTTTTATATTTAAACGTTGACAAAGAAGCCTGTCCGCTGAATTTAGCACCAACTTCAACGTCAACGGCAACCCTTGTTCTTGGTGATGCTTTGGCAGTAGCATTACTTACATTAAGAGGTTTTAAAGAAGAAGATTTTGCAAGATTTCATCCAGGTGGTTCTCTTGGCAAAAAGCTTATGAAAGTTGAGCATATCATGAGAAAAGACCTACCATTATCTTATACAGATACACCTTTGAGAGAAGCTATTATTGAAATGTCAGAAAAAGGCTTAGGTGCTGTTTTGATAGTTGATAAAGATAATAATTTAGTGGGAATTATAACAGATGGCGACCTAAGAAGATTTATAAATAAAGGTGGCAGTATAGACAATTCTTTGGCAAAAGATGCTATGACAAAAAATCCGAAAGTAGCTGAAAAACATTGGTATGTTCTTCAAGCATTGGAGCTGATGGAAAGATATAACATAACAGTCCTTCCAGTGGTTGAAAACAGCAAGCCAATAGGAATAGTTCATATTCATGATATTTTAAAGAGTGGAGTGATTTAG
- a CDS encoding NifU family protein, translating to MAIDRQKVEEVLEQVRPYLRFDGGDVELVDVGEDGTVYVRLMGACSGCHMSLWTLKGGVEARLKQAIPEVKEVVAVNLG from the coding sequence ATGGCAATAGACAGACAAAAGGTTGAGGAAGTTTTAGAGCAAGTTAGACCATATTTAAGATTTGACGGTGGAGATGTTGAACTTGTTGATGTTGGTGAAGATGGTACTGTTTATGTTAGATTAATGGGTGCATGTTCAGGATGTCATATGTCTTTATGGACTTTAAAAGGCGGTGTAGAGGCAAGATTAAAACAAGCTATTCCTGAAGTTAAAGAAGTAGTAGCTGTAAATTTAGGATAA
- a CDS encoding DNA polymerase III subunit delta' produces MKVIGHEKEKTLIKKYLHKNYDSLSLLYEGKDCIGKKLLALYTARGFLCEKKEGFGCGVCNDCKLVNNLISNVYENTNLTPHPNIMLVQSDNREIKIDQIREAISFLSLKSSKGKVLIIEKAENLNTESANALLKTLEEPPSNTLIILTTSNQNQLLPTIVSRLKKIRFRKLSHQDVIDILSLKLNDEKKIKELADISDGSLCIASTLLKKEDIYVWAKDFVGILINKKHPEGIFSIAAKIDKMDIEDVNLFFDIIFKFYIKHSKDLKDIDNYQRFLNQYRLAITSLRKGVKKKLIVESFYFRLTQKGALYE; encoded by the coding sequence ATGAAAGTTATCGGGCACGAGAAAGAAAAGACACTGATTAAGAAATATTTACATAAAAATTACGACTCTTTATCCTTACTATATGAAGGCAAAGATTGTATTGGTAAAAAGTTATTGGCTTTATATACTGCTCGTGGTTTTTTATGCGAAAAGAAAGAAGGTTTTGGGTGTGGAGTATGTAATGATTGTAAGTTAGTCAATAATTTAATTTCTAATGTTTATGAAAACACAAACCTAACACCGCATCCCAATATAATGCTTGTTCAATCTGACAACAGAGAGATAAAAATAGACCAAATTAGAGAAGCTATAAGCTTTCTTTCTTTAAAGTCTTCGAAAGGAAAGGTTTTAATCATAGAAAAGGCAGAAAATTTAAATACAGAAAGTGCAAATGCGTTGCTAAAAACCTTGGAAGAACCACCATCAAACACTTTAATCATACTTACAACCTCTAATCAAAATCAGCTTCTTCCTACAATAGTTTCAAGGCTAAAAAAAATTAGATTTAGAAAGTTAAGCCATCAGGATGTTATTGATATTTTAAGTCTAAAATTAAATGATGAAAAAAAGATTAAAGAGCTAGCTGATATATCAGATGGAAGCTTATGTATTGCTTCTACGTTATTGAAAAAAGAGGATATTTATGTATGGGCTAAAGATTTTGTTGGGATTTTGATAAACAAAAAACATCCGGAGGGTATATTTTCAATAGCAGCCAAGATAGACAAGATGGATATAGAAGATGTAAATCTTTTTTTTGATATAATTTTTAAATTCTACATTAAGCATAGCAAAGATTTAAAAGATATAGATAACTATCAAAGATTTTTAAATCAGTATAGATTGGCCATTACAAGTTTAAGAAAGGGTGTTAAGAAAAAGTTGATTGTTGAAAGCTTTTATTTTAGACTAACTCAAAAAGGAGCATTGTATGAATAA